The Leptospira sp. WS39.C2 genome contains a region encoding:
- a CDS encoding helix-turn-helix domain-containing protein, translating into MGTESISLTLLLEFLWMGSGAIFCIIWSLSNLVNHRKISDLLWSFVLFSTGLWLLTGAFMFTRFYLYFPSIVFIHIPFVFLSASFLYYYLEYLFLEKDINVHWISFLPSLVSVVFLIPYYQSSYSGKLTTLDLLSHSEYGAILTGLNFGIKLSILISVGIFLIREWIPNVRLSVFFTKRAIYSLVFILLIWIDLLIGSIGFGFQIPLFRKLSAYLLPILMYFYFFTRELWEPFVSDVRDNIQKNKYEKSKLVSLPLETIDQSLYELMQEKVFCDEDLNLSKLAELVGVKSGQLSEYFHKRYGFGFYQYINQYRIEEAKRYLLEPTERTILSIADSVGFNSKSTFNRVFLEKVGVTPTDFRKQSKQSNSQET; encoded by the coding sequence GTGGGAACAGAATCCATTTCACTCACTTTATTATTAGAATTTTTGTGGATGGGCTCCGGTGCCATCTTTTGTATCATCTGGTCTTTATCCAATTTAGTCAATCACCGTAAAATATCAGACTTACTTTGGTCCTTTGTTTTGTTTTCAACAGGTTTATGGTTGTTAACCGGAGCCTTTATGTTTACTCGGTTTTATCTTTATTTTCCATCTATTGTTTTTATCCACATTCCCTTTGTTTTTTTATCTGCTTCTTTTTTGTATTATTATTTAGAATATTTATTTCTAGAAAAAGATATCAACGTCCATTGGATTTCCTTTTTACCTTCATTGGTTTCAGTGGTATTTTTAATACCATATTACCAAAGTTCCTACTCTGGAAAATTGACAACATTAGATCTGCTTTCCCATTCGGAGTATGGTGCGATCCTTACTGGTCTTAATTTTGGGATCAAACTTTCAATTTTGATTTCGGTGGGAATTTTTTTAATAAGGGAATGGATTCCAAACGTTCGTTTGTCGGTCTTCTTCACCAAAAGAGCGATTTATTCATTAGTTTTTATCCTTTTGATTTGGATTGATTTACTAATTGGAAGTATTGGGTTTGGATTCCAAATTCCACTGTTTCGGAAATTAAGTGCTTACCTCCTTCCAATTCTAATGTACTTTTATTTTTTCACTAGAGAACTTTGGGAACCTTTTGTTTCTGATGTTCGTGATAATATTCAAAAAAACAAATACGAAAAATCTAAACTGGTTTCGTTACCACTTGAGACAATCGACCAATCACTTTATGAATTAATGCAGGAAAAAGTTTTTTGTGATGAAGACTTAAACCTTTCGAAACTTGCGGAGCTTGTCGGTGTAAAATCAGGGCAATTGTCCGAATATTTTCATAAACGATATGGGTTTGGATTTTACCAATACATCAATCAATATAGAATCGAAGAGGCAAAACGTTATTTATTGGAACCTACGGAACGTACAATTTTGTCAATAGCCGATTCGGTTGGTTTTAATTCTAAATCTACATTCAATCGAGTTTTTTTGGAGAAAGTGGGAGTGACACCAACCGATTTCCGAAAACAATCCAAACAATCAAATTCACAAGAAACATAA
- the dnaE gene encoding DNA polymerase III subunit alpha, which yields MEDFAHLHLHTTYSMLDGAIRISDLMKRVKELGMSSVAITDHGNMYGAIEFYKEAVKHEVKPIIGCEFYVTPSRSAETELDEIADGGAYHIILLCKNEIGYQNIIKLASRSFTEGFYRKPRIDYDLLERHSEGLVCLTACLAGEVNRKILEGKEDKAYALAGRLHEIFRKEDFYMEIQDHGIPEQKIVAEAVIGFSKRTGIPLVLTNDSHFLTKDDREAQDILLRIGMRKNIDDEMRFGFNQNFYVKSPSEMKELFPNHLDAFYNTLAIRDKCSLNFQFGNPLLPPFDVPPGYDTDSYLEKLVWEGILEKYKEITPVVKERTEFEMQTIRNMHFAGYFLIVQDYINFARRTGIPVGPGRGSAAGSIIAYALGITNVDPIRYNLLFERFLNPDRKDMPDIDTDFCVERREEVINYIKQKYGENRVGQIITFGSLAAKAAIKDVARVFNVPFSEVNEMSKLFPKKLGITIQEAVETSKDLRDIAEKSDLNKKVFSIAQKLEGNYRQVGRHAAGVVIAPTALEEIVPLSTVSEPGRDGRSIVTQYDKNMSEQVGLIKMDILGLKNLTTIHHASKLIEKRHGIKLDLDTIPLDDPSTFSLLRKANVLGIFQLDSSSGIRDLFAKAQVQKFEEIAALLALYRPGPMGSGMLDDYLDRKNGKKKVVFPHESLAEVLGETYGVVVYQEQVMGISRIMGGFSVGDSDVLRKAMAKKDKSKLPALKEKFIKGAFEKKINEKLANELFEQLEKFGEYGFNKSHSVAYAFVTYQTAYLKANYSIEYLTALLSGDHSKITDVVKYINNAKEMGIRILGPDLRESGISFEITDDKTVRFGLSSIKGVGELAAENIIKNRNELGGYKQLSDFTKKLDTRLANKKVLESLAQGGAFDSFGYSRKTIFESTDIIINYANKKQAEEKEGQFSLFGGANGGTEENLNLPKDGIEWNGDELLRREKETTGLYLSGHPLDKFTEQLKSLNPTSIENLEEVRPKSKVEIAGVLSKKVVKLTKKKEEFVNFMLEDQTGEIECVAFPKTYAEFKHLFTEDNTVFIKGILERIDADESELKGQIIVNKLEELNSVTIEKKMEKTLHLTINMKEEKNRDVILKLQDILSVHRGASSVFFHLIGNGDEKKVIRAHDHFSIEITTDLMKMLTDILGKGAVRYTVGEEVRVYG from the coding sequence ATGGAAGATTTTGCCCACCTGCACCTGCACACTACTTATTCCATGTTGGATGGTGCAATTAGAATCAGTGATTTGATGAAACGAGTGAAAGAACTGGGAATGAGTTCTGTCGCCATCACTGACCACGGTAACATGTATGGTGCTATCGAATTTTATAAAGAAGCAGTCAAACACGAAGTAAAACCCATCATTGGTTGTGAATTTTATGTGACACCTTCCAGAAGTGCCGAAACCGAGTTAGATGAAATTGCAGATGGTGGTGCTTACCACATCATTCTTTTATGCAAAAACGAAATTGGTTATCAAAATATAATTAAACTGGCAAGTCGTTCCTTTACTGAAGGATTTTATCGTAAACCTCGTATTGATTATGATTTATTAGAACGACATAGCGAAGGGCTTGTTTGTTTGACGGCATGCCTTGCGGGAGAAGTGAATCGTAAAATCCTAGAAGGCAAAGAAGACAAAGCTTATGCGTTAGCTGGTCGTTTGCATGAGATCTTTCGGAAAGAAGATTTTTATATGGAAATCCAAGATCATGGAATTCCAGAACAAAAGATCGTTGCAGAAGCTGTCATTGGCTTTTCCAAACGTACAGGCATCCCACTTGTACTTACAAATGATTCACACTTCCTAACCAAAGATGATCGCGAAGCGCAAGACATTCTATTACGTATCGGAATGCGAAAAAACATTGATGATGAGATGCGATTTGGATTTAACCAAAACTTTTATGTAAAATCTCCTTCGGAGATGAAAGAACTTTTTCCTAACCATTTAGATGCTTTTTATAATACACTTGCCATTCGTGATAAATGTTCCTTAAATTTTCAATTTGGAAATCCACTACTTCCTCCTTTCGATGTACCACCAGGTTACGACACTGACAGTTACTTGGAAAAATTGGTTTGGGAAGGAATTTTAGAAAAATACAAAGAGATCACTCCTGTTGTCAAAGAACGTACAGAATTTGAAATGCAAACCATTCGGAACATGCATTTTGCCGGATACTTTCTCATTGTCCAAGATTATATCAATTTCGCAAGACGGACAGGAATCCCTGTGGGGCCTGGTCGAGGTTCGGCGGCAGGTTCCATCATTGCCTATGCACTTGGCATCACTAACGTAGATCCAATTCGTTATAATTTACTCTTCGAACGATTTTTAAACCCAGATCGTAAGGACATGCCAGACATTGATACGGACTTCTGTGTCGAACGTAGAGAAGAAGTCATCAATTACATCAAACAAAAGTATGGCGAAAACCGTGTTGGTCAGATCATCACGTTTGGATCCCTTGCTGCCAAGGCTGCGATCAAAGACGTAGCACGTGTGTTTAACGTTCCGTTTTCTGAAGTAAATGAGATGAGTAAATTATTCCCTAAAAAATTGGGAATCACCATCCAAGAAGCTGTCGAAACTTCAAAAGACCTTCGTGACATCGCAGAAAAATCGGATCTCAATAAAAAAGTATTTTCCATTGCTCAGAAATTAGAAGGTAACTACCGTCAGGTGGGAAGGCACGCTGCTGGTGTTGTGATTGCACCTACTGCTTTGGAAGAAATTGTCCCACTCTCAACAGTCAGTGAGCCAGGTCGAGATGGACGTTCGATCGTCACTCAGTATGACAAAAACATGTCGGAACAAGTGGGCCTAATCAAAATGGATATTTTGGGTTTAAAAAACTTAACCACTATCCATCATGCTTCAAAACTCATTGAAAAACGACATGGGATTAAACTCGATTTAGATACCATTCCACTTGATGACCCTTCTACTTTTAGTTTATTAAGAAAAGCGAATGTTCTTGGGATATTCCAGTTGGATTCTTCCTCAGGGATTCGTGATCTTTTCGCCAAAGCACAAGTTCAAAAATTTGAGGAGATTGCCGCCTTGCTCGCGTTATACAGACCTGGTCCTATGGGATCGGGGATGTTGGATGATTATTTAGATCGTAAAAACGGAAAGAAAAAAGTCGTTTTCCCACATGAAAGTTTAGCAGAAGTATTAGGTGAAACTTACGGTGTAGTGGTGTACCAAGAGCAGGTGATGGGTATTTCAAGGATCATGGGTGGATTCTCTGTTGGTGATTCGGATGTTCTTCGTAAGGCGATGGCCAAAAAAGATAAATCCAAACTACCTGCTTTGAAAGAAAAATTCATCAAAGGTGCCTTCGAAAAGAAAATCAATGAAAAGTTGGCAAACGAACTTTTCGAACAATTAGAAAAATTTGGTGAGTATGGATTTAACAAATCCCACTCGGTTGCGTATGCCTTTGTCACTTACCAAACTGCATATCTCAAAGCAAATTATTCCATTGAATACTTAACTGCCTTATTATCGGGAGACCATTCAAAAATTACTGATGTTGTGAAATACATCAATAACGCGAAAGAAATGGGGATTAGAATCCTTGGTCCAGATCTTAGAGAATCGGGAATTTCCTTTGAGATCACTGATGACAAAACTGTTCGATTTGGTTTGTCTTCCATCAAAGGGGTAGGGGAACTCGCCGCAGAAAATATCATCAAAAATCGAAATGAACTTGGTGGTTATAAACAACTCAGTGATTTTACAAAAAAATTAGATACTCGATTAGCCAATAAAAAAGTCTTAGAGTCCCTTGCACAAGGTGGTGCATTTGATTCCTTTGGATATTCGAGAAAAACCATTTTTGAATCCACTGATATCATTATAAACTATGCAAACAAAAAACAAGCGGAAGAAAAAGAAGGCCAATTTTCTTTGTTTGGTGGTGCAAATGGTGGAACAGAAGAAAACTTAAATTTACCAAAAGACGGAATAGAATGGAATGGAGATGAATTACTCCGCCGAGAAAAAGAAACTACAGGTTTGTATTTATCAGGCCATCCACTTGATAAATTCACTGAGCAACTCAAAAGTTTAAACCCAACTTCCATTGAAAATCTAGAAGAAGTTCGCCCCAAATCCAAAGTGGAGATTGCTGGGGTTCTATCCAAAAAGGTAGTCAAACTTACAAAGAAAAAAGAAGAGTTTGTCAACTTTATGTTGGAAGACCAGACAGGTGAGATCGAATGTGTTGCTTTTCCAAAAACGTATGCAGAGTTCAAACATCTATTTACCGAAGACAATACCGTTTTTATCAAAGGGATATTGGAACGCATTGATGCCGACGAATCGGAGTTAAAGGGTCAAATAATTGTTAATAAACTCGAAGAATTAAATTCTGTAACCATTGAGAAAAAAATGGAAAAAACGCTCCATTTGACAATCAATATGAAAGAAGAAAAAAACAGAGATGTAATACTGAAGCTCCAAGATATCCTTTCGGTTCATCGTGGGGCTTCTTCTGTGTTTTTCCATCTCATAGGGAACGGAGACGAAAAAAAAGTGATTCGTGCACATGATCATTTTTCTATCGAAATTACAACAGACCTGATGAAGATGTTAACCGATATTCTCGGCAAAGGTGCTGTCCGGTATACAGTTGGGGAAGAAGTGAGAGTTTACGGGTAA
- the cobT gene encoding nicotinate-nucleotide--dimethylbenzimidazole phosphoribosyltransferase produces the protein MSPFSLPKISPVTEVWRDQIQQKIDTKTKPLGSLGALETVALQISEVQKTTSPSLEHPKLILFAGDHGITEEPVSLYPKDVTWQMVFNFLNGGACANVFAKHSGIEVEVVDAGVDHEWEKNTKHLIQKKIRRGTSNFLKTSAMTKEEVYLCLKTGLNLISEPKYKDTNIFLFGEMGIGNTSSASLILSHLTEIPLSKLVGKGTGLNPQGKETKLQILERAYQRTGKLSDPIEILSEFGGFEIGMMTGAMLGAAARQNLFLVDGFITTAAYLLAYHIDPNVKDYAIFSHVSDEEGHIIVLEHYKIKPLLKLNLRLGEGSGALAAYPLVELSVKFMNEMASFADAGVSNSETNS, from the coding sequence ATGTCCCCATTTTCCCTACCTAAAATTTCTCCTGTAACCGAAGTTTGGCGAGACCAAATACAACAAAAAATTGATACGAAAACAAAACCACTTGGATCACTCGGTGCATTGGAAACAGTCGCACTACAAATTTCAGAAGTCCAAAAAACCACTTCCCCTTCCTTAGAACATCCAAAATTGATTTTGTTTGCTGGTGACCATGGTATTACAGAAGAACCAGTTTCCCTGTATCCAAAAGATGTTACCTGGCAAATGGTGTTTAATTTTTTGAATGGTGGTGCTTGTGCGAATGTTTTTGCCAAACATAGTGGGATAGAAGTAGAAGTAGTAGATGCAGGTGTTGACCATGAATGGGAAAAAAATACAAAACACCTCATTCAAAAAAAAATCAGAAGAGGCACTTCCAACTTTTTAAAGACCAGTGCCATGACCAAAGAAGAAGTTTATCTATGTTTAAAAACAGGACTAAATTTAATTTCAGAACCAAAATATAAAGACACCAATATATTTTTGTTTGGTGAAATGGGAATTGGTAATACTTCCTCCGCTTCTCTCATTCTATCTCATCTAACAGAAATTCCACTTTCCAAATTAGTGGGAAAAGGTACAGGTCTAAATCCTCAAGGAAAAGAAACTAAATTGCAGATTTTAGAACGAGCTTACCAAAGGACAGGAAAACTGAGTGATCCCATAGAAATCCTTTCAGAATTCGGTGGATTTGAAATTGGAATGATGACAGGTGCGATGCTCGGTGCTGCTGCTAGACAAAACCTTTTTCTTGTCGATGGTTTTATCACTACTGCAGCTTATTTACTTGCCTATCACATTGATCCAAATGTTAAAGATTATGCCATTTTTTCACATGTCTCAGATGAAGAAGGACATATCATAGTATTAGAACATTACAAAATCAAACCGTTATTAAAACTCAATTTGCGATTGGGGGAAGGAAGTGGAGCCCTCGCCGCTTATCCACTTGTGGAACTAAGTGTTAAGTTCATGAATGAAATGGCTTCCTTCGCAGATGCTGGCGTCAGTAATTCGGAAACAAATTCCTAA
- a CDS encoding adenosylcobinamide-GDP ribazoletransferase, with translation MKYIILEIRLFFVCMAFLTRIPSPSWIGFKEEWLHHSIKYSPTVGFFLGSLQFVVFLLFQFLFGPTIAFVISLGFLLILTGAFHEDGFSDFCDGIGGGWKREDILRIMKDSRVGSFGAVGISLLVLLKILGVSESFRQYEIKGYQFMVNANTQYQLLSVWLYFVSAHSLSRFLSVFMMKLLPYAKEEGYAKPMAKEITWPQILFASLLGILPYMYLSYLHPNFFLSLLCIIPSYIYMYRLMNRWIQGFTGDCLGAVQQVVETCIWISGVFLWTFI, from the coding sequence ATCAAATACATCATATTAGAAATACGTTTATTTTTTGTCTGTATGGCCTTTCTCACTCGGATTCCTTCTCCAAGTTGGATCGGTTTCAAAGAAGAATGGTTACACCACTCGATTAAATATTCACCAACGGTTGGATTTTTCTTGGGTAGTTTACAATTTGTAGTCTTCCTATTGTTCCAATTTTTATTTGGACCAACTATTGCCTTTGTCATCTCCCTTGGATTTTTACTGATCCTAACAGGTGCTTTTCACGAAGATGGTTTTTCTGATTTTTGTGATGGGATAGGTGGTGGTTGGAAACGAGAGGATATTTTACGCATCATGAAAGATAGCCGTGTTGGCAGTTTCGGTGCTGTTGGAATCTCACTTCTTGTTTTATTAAAGATTTTGGGAGTATCCGAATCCTTTCGACAATATGAAATAAAAGGTTACCAATTTATGGTGAATGCAAACACACAATACCAACTTCTTAGTGTTTGGTTGTATTTTGTTTCCGCGCATAGCCTTAGTAGATTTTTATCAGTGTTTATGATGAAACTTTTGCCTTACGCGAAAGAAGAAGGGTATGCAAAACCTATGGCAAAAGAAATTACTTGGCCACAAATTCTTTTTGCAAGTCTTCTGGGAATTTTGCCTTATATGTATCTTTCTTACTTACATCCAAATTTTTTCTTAAGCCTTCTCTGTATCATCCCTAGTTACATATATATGTATCGATTGATGAATCGATGGATCCAAGGGTTCACTGGAGATTGTTTGGGAGCTGTCCAACAAGTTGTGGAAACTTGTATCTGGATATCAGGAGTATTTTTATGGACCTTTATTTAA
- a CDS encoding histidine phosphatase family protein, which translates to MDLYLIRHPETSAPKGTCYGRTDFSLKYPVEDTADSTFSYLPPNFDNFVSSPAPRAMKLAKAFLNKYDLNQNPTNFQLNTDERLLEMDFGDWDGKLWEEIPRKETIPWMKDFVNARTPNGEAFTDLIRRVDLFLEDWKENGILKQKWEKEHQQKLNTMIVVCHSGPIRAVLCRIHNIPYEEAFKSPVDFGSVHQVKL; encoded by the coding sequence ATGGACCTTTATTTAATCCGCCACCCAGAAACATCTGCACCCAAAGGAACTTGTTATGGAAGGACCGATTTCTCTTTGAAATATCCTGTGGAAGATACTGCCGACTCTACCTTTTCTTACCTACCACCGAACTTTGACAATTTTGTATCAAGCCCTGCTCCTCGTGCGATGAAACTGGCAAAAGCATTCCTAAACAAATACGACCTTAATCAAAATCCAACTAATTTTCAACTGAATACCGATGAACGATTGTTAGAGATGGACTTTGGTGATTGGGATGGAAAACTTTGGGAAGAAATTCCTAGAAAAGAGACCATCCCATGGATGAAAGATTTTGTAAATGCAAGAACACCCAATGGAGAAGCATTCACTGATCTTATCCGTAGAGTGGATTTGTTTTTGGAAGATTGGAAAGAGAATGGGATTTTAAAACAAAAGTGGGAAAAAGAACACCAACAAAAATTAAATACTATGATTGTGGTTTGCCATTCGGGACCCATAAGGGCCGTACTCTGTAGGATTCATAACATTCCCTATGAGGAAGCGTTTAAGTCTCCAGTGGATTTTGGTTCCGTCCACCAGGTGAAATTATAA
- the gatB gene encoding Asp-tRNA(Asn)/Glu-tRNA(Gln) amidotransferase subunit GatB: MEYEVIIGLEVHVQLNTNSKIFSTATNEFGGSPNTHISPLCVALPGTLPVLNEVVLEKAVRAGVALGCEITQFTKFDRKNYFYPDLPKGYQISQFDKPYATKGGIHIQLKGEKEEKFLPLTRIHMEEDAGKLIHSHDPSINRSYVDYNRAGTPLIEIVSEPDLRSSDEAYVYLNELKTILRYIQVSDCNMEEGSLRCDANVSIRPKGEKGFRTRVEIKNLNSFKAVKQAIDYEVEWQKDVYSRGESFKQMTKLWDATLLKTIPMRSKEMSHDYRYFPEPDLPTIQISDSFIEGIRKTLPELPRQKKERYKTDLGLPEYDAEVLTSEREIAEYFEEALVISGDAKKTSNWVKDEILGIVNKENISIQEFAIDPVRIGKLVKLINSGEITGKIAKTIFEDMLTSKDQPETIVEKKGLKVVRDDKALEEIVIRVLESQPESVEGWKNGKDRVLGAIVGGVMKETKGKADPKLVNELILAKLGPLGEKKKT, encoded by the coding sequence ATGGAATACGAAGTCATCATCGGTCTGGAAGTCCACGTCCAGCTCAATACCAATTCAAAAATATTTTCAACTGCTACAAACGAATTTGGTGGTAGTCCCAATACTCATATTTCCCCTTTATGTGTTGCTCTTCCTGGCACTTTACCTGTGTTAAATGAAGTAGTGCTTGAAAAAGCTGTGAGAGCCGGTGTGGCACTTGGATGTGAAATTACACAATTTACTAAATTTGATCGTAAAAATTATTTTTATCCTGACCTTCCTAAAGGGTACCAAATTTCCCAATTTGATAAACCTTATGCAACAAAAGGTGGGATCCATATCCAATTAAAAGGGGAAAAGGAAGAAAAGTTTCTCCCTCTCACTCGGATCCATATGGAGGAAGATGCAGGAAAACTCATCCACTCACATGATCCATCCATCAACCGTTCTTACGTAGATTATAACCGTGCGGGAACACCTCTCATCGAAATCGTTTCAGAACCAGACCTTCGTTCCTCTGATGAAGCTTATGTTTATTTAAATGAATTAAAAACCATCTTACGTTATATTCAAGTATCTGATTGTAATATGGAAGAAGGATCTCTTCGTTGTGATGCTAACGTGTCCATTCGGCCTAAAGGAGAAAAAGGATTTCGAACAAGAGTAGAAATCAAAAACTTAAACTCTTTTAAAGCCGTAAAACAAGCGATTGATTATGAAGTGGAATGGCAAAAGGATGTATACTCTAGAGGTGAGTCGTTCAAACAAATGACAAAACTTTGGGATGCAACCCTTCTTAAAACCATTCCCATGCGTTCAAAAGAGATGAGCCATGACTATCGTTATTTTCCAGAACCAGATTTACCAACGATTCAAATTTCTGATTCCTTTATCGAAGGCATTCGTAAAACATTGCCGGAACTTCCTAGACAAAAAAAGGAACGTTACAAAACAGATTTAGGTCTTCCTGAATATGATGCAGAAGTTTTAACCAGTGAAAGAGAAATTGCAGAGTACTTCGAAGAAGCTCTTGTGATTTCTGGTGATGCTAAAAAAACATCCAACTGGGTTAAGGATGAAATTTTAGGAATTGTGAATAAAGAAAATATTTCCATCCAAGAATTTGCCATCGATCCAGTTCGTATTGGAAAACTTGTGAAACTCATCAACTCAGGTGAAATCACAGGAAAAATCGCCAAAACCATTTTTGAAGATATGTTAACTTCAAAAGACCAACCAGAAACCATCGTTGAGAAAAAAGGACTTAAAGTGGTTCGGGATGACAAAGCTTTGGAAGAAATTGTCATTCGAGTGCTTGAATCTCAGCCCGAATCTGTGGAAGGTTGGAAAAACGGGAAAGATCGCGTGTTAGGTGCTATTGTGGGTGGAGTGATGAAAGAAACAAAAGGGAAAGCCGATCCAAAACTCGTAAACGAGTTGATTCTAGCAAAATTAGGTCCGTTAGGCGAGAAAAAGAAAACATAA
- a CDS encoding bacteriohemerythrin — protein MQKDTSAHLDSLRITWLSEPFHLGIPIIDLQHVWLVHIILELEEEIVEAEKSNSDIDVHNSFRKALDYVAEHFALEEDILEHFNYPNFKEHVLGHRKFVERLTGKYYEAKNNQMAALGILQILKKWLFQHILHDDTDYAEFFKASNLDLKSYCNQILKSGKYPISKEQLLIYQNIVQIDTTTISLHEQSIDTIQEIRNIWKTYNLSTGIPIIDLQHIWLLKMIVELDHSLKLGDGSSETFHKVIAEAIEYTKDHFGVEDKIMRYFRYTDVVQHMSQHKRFIEFIKMRNDEYKLGNPRVGLHLVQDLRNWLLSHIALEDKKIGLAFESRVRELSEFTKKLHQNGEIGISREQKNLYKLVLQTAPDPLD, from the coding sequence ATGCAAAAGGATACTTCCGCACATTTAGATTCCCTTCGAATCACTTGGTTAAGTGAGCCCTTTCACCTTGGTATTCCCATCATTGACTTACAACATGTTTGGCTTGTGCATATCATTTTGGAATTAGAAGAAGAAATTGTAGAAGCTGAAAAATCAAATTCCGATATTGATGTTCACAACTCCTTTAGAAAAGCACTCGATTATGTAGCAGAACATTTTGCTCTCGAAGAAGATATCCTAGAACATTTCAACTATCCAAATTTTAAAGAACATGTCCTTGGGCATCGGAAATTTGTAGAACGCCTAACAGGAAAATACTACGAAGCCAAAAATAACCAAATGGCCGCCCTTGGGATACTACAAATTCTAAAAAAGTGGTTATTCCAACATATTTTACACGACGATACGGATTATGCAGAATTTTTTAAGGCATCAAACTTAGATCTAAAATCATACTGTAACCAAATTTTAAAATCGGGAAAGTATCCAATTTCAAAAGAACAACTTTTGATTTATCAAAATATAGTTCAAATTGATACTACAACGATCTCCCTTCACGAACAATCAATAGATACCATTCAAGAAATTCGAAACATTTGGAAAACATACAATTTATCAACGGGTATTCCCATCATTGATTTACAACACATTTGGTTATTAAAGATGATTGTGGAGTTGGATCATTCATTGAAGTTAGGTGATGGGTCTAGTGAAACCTTTCACAAAGTCATAGCTGAAGCGATTGAATACACAAAAGATCATTTTGGTGTTGAAGATAAAATTATGCGTTACTTTCGGTATACGGATGTTGTCCAACACATGAGCCAACACAAACGTTTTATTGAATTTATCAAAATGCGAAATGATGAGTACAAACTAGGGAATCCTCGTGTTGGCTTACATTTGGTTCAGGATCTTAGGAATTGGTTACTCTCTCACATTGCTCTGGAAGATAAAAAAATTGGACTGGCATTTGAATCTCGTGTGAGAGAACTATCAGAGTTCACGAAAAAACTCCACCAAAATGGGGAAATTGGGATTTCCCGAGAGCAAAAAAATCTATATAAATTGGTCCTACAAACGGCACCAGACCCTTTGGATTGA